GGTTCCCAAAAAGAAATGAGCTCATTGTTGGTTCACGGCCAAAGCCCCCGCTGCATATTTCAGGGTCAGAGATAACTTTGGCCTGTCCAATCCGATCAGGATTCTCTTTAAACGGTGTGTGAACGCTGACCAGGTCCTTAACAGTACAGCTGAACTGTGCAGCATGGTGTCTGAAACTACATCTCACTTTGACACTATTACATTATACTGCTTTTTTGCCTTCAATAGCCCTGCAGAATAGTAATGAATCTGTTTAACAATCCAGAGGATAACTGCAGCTTTAATGAAAAGCTTCTGAAGCCATTTCACAAACAAGGATTCGTATATCCCAGCTACTGTATAGTTACAATAAATTCTTCCCACAGAAGTCAAGGAAAACAACAATTTCCCTAATCCTTACAGCAAAAAAACATAATAGTGTAATCAAGAAAAAAGCAAACTGTGAAGGATACAAAGTGCAGGAAAAATTGCCAACATTTATACCCCTTCTACATGCCTGTCCTCATTTAATATGAAGTGTAGGTTTAAATGTTTGGAATGTACTGATTCCACTTTTGGGGGCCAGGTATTCATGTTTGGTTACTTACAAGTTAGCACATTAAATGAGCAATTCTAAAGAGCTACTATTCACCCCTCCTCCTGACAATTCAGAAGCACATGGTTTTCAGTCTGTTAAGCGCTGCATTAGCCAAATACTGTATCATCAACTGTGCATCCTTAATACATAAAGCATCTAGATGTTTGGATCTTAGTTTGTGCCCCATTGTGTaggtttcattcattttaacaaCTACATTGAGACTActttatgtgtctgtgtgctaTTTTTAAGCACTTGGTTGATTTCACCCACTGCTTGGCTTTTAGCTTAAAGGGAAACAAAGCCAATATTCAACCAGCTTTGAATTGCTATACTGTGTGAACTACATTCCAATGAAGAAATAAGATAAAGCAATAAATAGTGAGTTTTccgggatgcacaatattatcagcctAATGtctgtattggcagatattaccTAAAAAGGCAAATACCGGTAAATGcagatatcaacatttctgccgatatttacaccaaatattttggctgtgaagATCAGCATACAGCTGCTGTAAATTCtggccatatatactaataagtTAATGatgttttaggctgaaccaacagatctttgtcagttgaggtctttttcttaatttttcctcattctttaaactttaaagtgtgttttaaggactgactttttttttctttattcattttttaaacattcaagtgtgttcagaggactgaagttttaggtatgaaaaacatgtttgaatactGGTATAAAATATCAGCTAAGATGAATCTGTAAATACCAGCACAAAAAAactatcgtgcatccctaatggaAAGTACATCAAAAAGGCATTCCTGCTCCTTCGTGGTGATTAAACATGCTGTCTGACtatttaaaaggggaaaaacaccCCAAACTGGAAATTGTTCTCATGGTTCTGCTCTGGAAGTGTGAGTATGTGCAGTCACATgagaaaatatcaaatattaagGTGCCCTATGCACAATATGACAAACAGCGATCATTTTAAAGGTCGCCCAAACTTGTAGCTTACACCAAACAACGGCACATGAAGTAAATACACAGCTGTTAAAACAGCTGACAGGCAAAGAAAATATCAATAGACGATGTCATGACAAGGCAATCAATCAGATGCTGCACTGATTGATGCGGTTTGTTCTCTTTGTTTCATACCCCATCAGTAGAAACATCTAGCTTAAAGTAAGAAATGATAGCCAGTTTAGCTCATTTCTTGATGGCTACAGAGTCCAGGATAAGTAAGATAATGTACAGAGAGTGGGTTGTTATTGTGGAGGATCCTCTCCACCTTGTTTTGGTTCCATTCCCTGATAACAACCAGTTCACCAAAAATGATTCCTTATACAACTATGACACATCTGATTCCTAAGTACTTCAACTTCATTATCTCTTAGCTCATTATCCATATTCAATGTTGAAATACAATATTCTAAGAGAttaaatacagttttattgATCGGTTAATTATATAACAAACCATGGAacagaaaataataaatcaacctgtcattctctctttcataCACCCTCTGGCAACAAAAATATGCCAGTATCTTGCTGAAGTAAGCGttgtgcttttgtgtgtgtctgtgtgcattttctgctctcttctcttgaAACTATGCTTTGATTGCCTGACATGACTTGACCAGATACCACAATAACAACCACTCATGCTTTGCAACACTTAGGGAGGCATCAGCATCCACAGTGGCTGCTGTGCTTCACCTCTCACCTTTGTTTGAGTTCTCAGCGTCTGACTGCAGCTTCAGGATGTCCTCCACGCTGCCGTACTTCATCACAGTGTTAATGGACGAGAGTGTGCTGACAAGCTGACTGTTAATGGATCCAAACTGGGACTGGGGCTGACCAAAAGCATCTGCAAGCTCGCTGTAGTTCTCTGCAAGTAACATTTGCTGCTCCTGCAGTAGCTTCTGCACCCTCTCGATGTAATGGTCCAGTCCGGCTCCCCCCTGGGCCTGAGCTTGCAATGGGGCAGCCCCAGTCTTGGTTTCGGTCTCCACAGTCTTTTTGCTGCAGCTTATGACAGAGTCAGTGGGCTGGGAGGGGCCACATGCAATGTTCCTGGTTTTTTTTCCAACCAAGAAGTTTTCGTGGATGCTAAATGGCCCCACCCCGCATTCTTTGGTTTTCGTAGAGCTTGATTTGCTAAGGAATGACTCTGCATCTGTTCCAACAGCAATCGAACGAGTCTTTGCTGTTGCATGAACATCTTTGACAAGTCCTTCTCCTGCAGCGACTGTCCTGGTTTCAGTCACAACTGTGTTGGTTTGCTTGTCACAAGTAGCCAACATCATATCAGTGGAAGAGTCAGTCAGCACAACCGTCTTTGTGTTGGTAGATCTATTCATAACCTCAATTTCAGTGTTTGTCTGCTGACTGGCTGACTCAGGAGCAGCCATGGCACCAAAGTCCACTTTACTGACAACATCTGGGTTAGTTCCTCGTGTCACCAGCGTCTTTTTGGGACTGACTACTACATCCACAGAACAATCTCCACAGCCGACTGTTCTTGACTCTTTGCTCTGCTCTGTCATGGCTTTACAGAGAGCTAAGTTATCGACTGATTCCTCTGTGTTAATTCCAACCTCACAAACATTCAGCTCCACGCCTACCTGCTGGTGGCACATCTCCACCTGTCTCCCTACACACTGGTCATTTACCTCCTTACGCTCGTGCACCACCCATCGGTCCATCGGGATATCTGGGCCAGAGGACACACTCTGCACACAGGGCTGACAGGAAACTCCAATAGTGTGGGTTTGTGGTGTTTTAGCTGTGCTGAGGTCCAGATGGTCTCCCACACCCTGGCTGCGTGTCTGGACTTTAGCCTCCACACAGGCATTGTACATTTCAGGCCGAGCCATCAGACCTTTGTCCGCCTTTTTCTTATTTGACCCTCCAGCAGCTTGAAGCTCAAGCTTCAGCTTTCCCATCTCGATTTGGTGAGTGCTTTCTTTCAGCTGCACCTCCAGCCGGTAGATCTTCTCCTTCAGGGCTTCGATGGTCTGCTGCTGGAACTCAATCTCCTTCTCCGCCTCAGTGGTCATTCCCAGCATGGCCTCAGTCACACCAACCGCAGCGCTACGCACTTCCCGTTGGTCTGTTATTACTCCTGCATCCCGGGAACAGTGTTCATTTGTTAACTTCCTCTGACTAGCAGGGAGGTTGTTCATGTTCTCATCAGTTACTATGCCAATGGACTTTTGGTGGGCCTggttttgtgtgattttatgaGGCTGATTTTCATTAACATTATTATCCATGGAAGTCTTCTCCAGAGCTTGGACCTCAGCAGCCAGACGTCTGAACTCCTCCAGCCGCTGAGCACTCTGTTCCTGGGCCTCAGGCTCCATGATGTGAAGCTCTGTCTCTTTTTGGATGGGGGCTTGGTTCTCCATTTGGTCTGCACTGCCTACACTGTAGGAGCGCTTGCGGAAGCCACCAGGACCTTGATTTTTGGACTGAGCAGCCAATTGTCTTTTCTCTTCCTGGAGAACAGCAATCTTAACCTGTAAGATAGGAATGGTTTTCACCTGCTCCTCTAACTCTTTCAGCCTCTTCAGGGCCACAACCATCTGCTCCCGGATTTGTTGAAGGTGTAATGGGCTGACATTTGTGACGGGTGTTGCCATGCCGGAGCTCATGGGGCTGTGACGGATGGAGCTGCCCATGGATGGCGGGTAGTAAGGGTTATACTCTCCATTAGGGAGGTGACCATTGATGGGGGGAGGAGGATGGGTGCTTGGAGATATCTGGCTAGGGCCCATGGAGCCTGAGTAAGAGGACAGTGAGCTGCTGGAGCCCATGCCACCAAAGCTGGCAAGACGGCGACGAGGCATGGGCGGCTCGCCGTGCGGCTGCATGAGCAGACGCTCCTGTTCAAGCCGAAAACGCGTCTCCATGAGGGTCCTCTCCACTTGTGGGTTGTGACGGGGGACAAACCTTGGCGAAGGAGGTGGCAGTAGCTGTTTCTGCTCCGTGATGTTCAGATAGGTCTGCTGCAGTGGGACTTCACTGGTTGCCCTGGGGAGGGTGGGAGTCAAAGGTGCAGAGACCTGGGGCCTGGAGCTGAAGAAGACCGGGGACTGCTTGCCGTCGCTGTTGGAGGAGGACAAGGAGTCTGTGGAGGTCCATTCAGCCAGAGCACTTCCCCCGCCAGTGCTGCCCCGCGGCAGAGACAAGGGTTTGGCCAGTTTGGGTTTCCTCTGAATACTCAGCTTTTTGATGGTGTTGCCCCTCTCAATGTCATCGACATATTTGAGAAAGTCCAGGTCCAGCTGATAACCGTAGGGAGTTTCAACATAGTAGGGCGCCACAGAGTCCTTCTCGTCTCCTGTGCTTGAACatctttgccctttttctgcaataaaaaaaaacaaaaaagcaggtTTTTAGTCAAAGGAGTTATGATCCAATTTGTTTTATAAGAACTAAAAGGCTAAACCAAATACATTTTGCTGTCTGAAATCTGTGTATGAAACATAAGctactaaaaaataaaccaaCACTTGCATTAAAAAGGATGCATTCAGTGCCAAAAATTACTCCTTATAAGCCTCTTAACCAGCTTGAGTGTCAGTTAAAGCGTTAAGTGTTTCCTTGGCTGCTGACAGTCGCCCTCATTTGACAGTACAAGTACAAACACTTCTCAAGTTTCTCACATCCCTGCTGGAAAGCGTGAGTGCTAATCATTTTGGCAAGGGGGTGGGTTTTAGTCAGCCCAAAACTATGTGAGGCCAAAGAATGCGAAGCAAACACAAAACAGCAACAGGCAGAGTGAActcctaaaaaaaacaaatactatTTATACTTCTATAATTCAGCCTTGTGAGGTTTGTGGAAACCAAAAGTGCAAAAGCCTACAGGCTGTTGTTGACAAAGCTTGGGTAAGAGATGAGCCAAAAGGGTCAGCAAGACACACAAAACAGACAGTGTCAATATTTCCTAGTCCAAAATCCATCCTTTTCTCAACTTTAGAGGTTTTATAGGCATAAATGAACCACAAGCTGAGAGAAATAAGGTAGATAAATAAAAACGTGCtgccatgattttttttttaagtttaacagACTCTTACAGATCAGTGAAAGCTGCTTAGACCAAAGTCCAAATTCCACAATGAAGCAGAAAATGCCTCTTGTCAGACAGATCTGGGTGTACAGAGCCAGTCTGCTTTCCAGGCCATTAGGAGCCTCCACTACGCTCTCTCTGTGTTGGCTAAAAGCAGCGTCTTGTTCTTGGTATGCCTGGAACTCTGGCCGACTAAAGCAAACACAGGCTGGAAATAAACAGCCCCGCTCTTCCTCCACAGTCCACCCAGCTCCTGCCACTTCTCCCGTCAATCCTTTCCATTCACAGGAGGGAATTACAAGACTAAGCCTGCTGCTAAAGCCTCACAGCCTTGTTGTTCAAGCTTCACTCACCTCAGACCAACAGCACTCTCTGGATTTTTCTTCTTCACTCCTTCTTTCTGCCTTTCACAGGATCAGATACACTGTACTGAGATTACTGTTTCAAGTTGCAGATCTGCTGTTTCTCCTCACTCTCTGCACTCTTTCTCAATCCTCTCTCcatagggggaaaaaaaagttcctCTATTGGTGTAAAGTAAGCACAGCACTGCTCAGGCACACTATTGGACAGCTGCCTCCTCCAATCGTGTGAGGCTCTGAGACCAACACTTCCCTACCCAAATAAGAATTCTGTTATTCAGGGGAGGGGAGGTGAACTCATGACTATAACAGCCTGTTGTTGAGATAAATAGCTCAGCCACTGAACATGTCAAACATTTATAATCTGCTTTATACTCCGGCCCACTTTGCCTTAAACAGCTGTACTTTTTGAAACCACTTTTTATGATCTTTATGTGACAGTTGAACAATAATAACACCGATAACAAACATAGCAGTCTCAGCATTGTTTACTgacttgcagtacaactaaac
The Cheilinus undulatus linkage group 5, ASM1832078v1, whole genome shotgun sequence DNA segment above includes these coding regions:
- the kank1a gene encoding KN motif and ankyrin repeat domain-containing protein 1a isoform X2 is translated as MEEDTWEMFEKGQRCSSTGDEKDSVAPYYVETPYGYQLDLDFLKYVDDIERGNTIKKLSIQRKPKLAKPLSLPRGSTGGGSALAEWTSTDSLSSSNSDGKQSPVFFSSRPQVSAPLTPTLPRATSEVPLQQTYLNITEQKQLLPPPSPRFVPRHNPQVERTLMETRFRLEQERLLMQPHGEPPMPRRRLASFGGMGSSSSLSSYSGSMGPSQISPSTHPPPPINGHLPNGEYNPYYPPSMGSSIRHSPMSSGMATPVTNVSPLHLQQIREQMVVALKRLKELEEQVKTIPILQVKIAVLQEEKRQLAAQSKNQGPGGFRKRSYSVGSADQMENQAPIQKETELHIMEPEAQEQSAQRLEEFRRLAAEVQALEKTSMDNNVNENQPHKITQNQAHQKSIGIVTDENMNNLPASQRKLTNEHCSRDAGVITDQREVRSAAVGVTEAMLGMTTEAEKEIEFQQQTIEALKEKIYRLEVQLKESTHQIEMGKLKLELQAAGGSNKKKADKGLMARPEMYNACVEAKVQTRSQGVGDHLDLSTAKTPQTHTIGVSCQPCVQSVSSGPDIPMDRWVVHERKEVNDQCVGRQVEMCHQQVGVELNVCEVGINTEESVDNLALCKAMTEQSKESRTVGCGDCSVDVVVSPKKTLVTRGTNPDVVSKVDFGAMAAPESASQQTNTEIEVMNRSTNTKTVVLTDSSTDMMLATCDKQTNTVVTETRTVAAGEGLVKDVHATAKTRSIAVGTDAESFLSKSSSTKTKECGVGPFSIHENFLVGKKTRNIACGPSQPTDSVISCSKKTVETETKTGAAPLQAQAQGGAGLDHYIERVQKLLQEQQMLLAENYSELADAFGQPQSQFGSINSQLVSTLSSINTVMKYGSVEDILKLQSDAENSNKEGSQQACVQSLSVQMDQAQMEKISLGLTSAEKPANTPAQQQQISAAEQKSRMDLQMSTALHGQPCSQSTLKSIMKKKDGRAESNGTKKNLQFVGVNGGYETTSSDDSSSEDSSSSGSDEEEEDEEKEEHQGKREYKNVEGGSSREEFQPEGDEDVDKKDEEESSGKQEKRERCATEYELSEKMLAACSVLKNHLSDPKAVSSKDVRACLNTVQHEWFRVSSQKAASAAMVEDYLGGFGAVSPAVLRHIVNMADGNGNTALHYSVSHSNFQVVKKLLDADVCNVNQQNKAGYTPIMLAALAAVETPKDMHIVEELFSKGDVNARASQAGQTGLMLAVSHGRMDMVRALLGHGADVNIQDDEGSTALMCASEHGHVEIVKLLLAQPGCDATLSDSDESNALSIALEAGHKDIAVLLYAHVNFSKAQSPGTPRLGRKTSPSPTRRSMFD
- the kank1a gene encoding KN motif and ankyrin repeat domain-containing protein 1a isoform X1 produces the protein MAQTMHMNGNGPEKGQRCSSTGDEKDSVAPYYVETPYGYQLDLDFLKYVDDIERGNTIKKLSIQRKPKLAKPLSLPRGSTGGGSALAEWTSTDSLSSSNSDGKQSPVFFSSRPQVSAPLTPTLPRATSEVPLQQTYLNITEQKQLLPPPSPRFVPRHNPQVERTLMETRFRLEQERLLMQPHGEPPMPRRRLASFGGMGSSSSLSSYSGSMGPSQISPSTHPPPPINGHLPNGEYNPYYPPSMGSSIRHSPMSSGMATPVTNVSPLHLQQIREQMVVALKRLKELEEQVKTIPILQVKIAVLQEEKRQLAAQSKNQGPGGFRKRSYSVGSADQMENQAPIQKETELHIMEPEAQEQSAQRLEEFRRLAAEVQALEKTSMDNNVNENQPHKITQNQAHQKSIGIVTDENMNNLPASQRKLTNEHCSRDAGVITDQREVRSAAVGVTEAMLGMTTEAEKEIEFQQQTIEALKEKIYRLEVQLKESTHQIEMGKLKLELQAAGGSNKKKADKGLMARPEMYNACVEAKVQTRSQGVGDHLDLSTAKTPQTHTIGVSCQPCVQSVSSGPDIPMDRWVVHERKEVNDQCVGRQVEMCHQQVGVELNVCEVGINTEESVDNLALCKAMTEQSKESRTVGCGDCSVDVVVSPKKTLVTRGTNPDVVSKVDFGAMAAPESASQQTNTEIEVMNRSTNTKTVVLTDSSTDMMLATCDKQTNTVVTETRTVAAGEGLVKDVHATAKTRSIAVGTDAESFLSKSSSTKTKECGVGPFSIHENFLVGKKTRNIACGPSQPTDSVISCSKKTVETETKTGAAPLQAQAQGGAGLDHYIERVQKLLQEQQMLLAENYSELADAFGQPQSQFGSINSQLVSTLSSINTVMKYGSVEDILKLQSDAENSNKEGSQQACVQSLSVQMDQAQMEKISLGLTSAEKPANTPAQQQQISAAEQKSRMDLQMSTALHGQPCSQSTLKSIMKKKDGRAESNGTKKNLQFVGVNGGYETTSSDDSSSEDSSSSGSDEEEEDEEKEEHQGKREYKNVEGGSSREEFQPEGDEDVDKKDEEESSGKQEKRERCATEYELSEKMLAACSVLKNHLSDPKAVSSKDVRACLNTVQHEWFRVSSQKAASAAMVEDYLGGFGAVSPAVLRHIVNMADGNGNTALHYSVSHSNFQVVKKLLDADVCNVNQQNKAGYTPIMLAALAAVETPKDMHIVEELFSKGDVNARASQAGQTGLMLAVSHGRMDMVRALLGHGADVNIQDDEGSTALMCASEHGHVEIVKLLLAQPGCDATLSDSDESNALSIALEAGHKDIAVLLYAHVNFSKAQSPGTPRLGRKTSPSPTRRSMFD
- the kank1a gene encoding KN motif and ankyrin repeat domain-containing protein 1a isoform X3, giving the protein MAQTMHMNGNGPEKGQRCSSTGDEKDSVAPYYVETPYGYQLDLDFLKYVDDIERGNTIKKLSIQRKPKLAKPLSLPRGSTGGGSALAEWTSTDSLSSSNSDGKQSPVFFSSRPQVSAPLTPTLPRATSEVPLQQTYLNITEQKQLLPPPSPRFVPRHNPQVERTLMETRFRLEQERLLMQPHGEPPMPRRRLASFGGMGSSSSLSSYSGSMGPSQISPSTHPPPPINGHLPNGEYNPYYPPSMGSSIRHSPMSSGMATPVTNVSPLHLQQIREQMVVALKRLKELEEQVKTIPILQVKIAVLQEEKRQLAAQSKNQGPGGFRKRSYSVGSADQMENQAPIQKETELHIMEPEAQEQSAQRLEEFRRLAAEVQALEKTSMDNNVNENQPHKITQNQAHQKSIGIVTDENMNNLPASQRKLTNEHCSRDAGVITDQREVRSAAVGVTEAMLGMTTEAEKEIEFQQQTIEALKEKIYRLEVQLKESTHQIEMGKLKLELQAAGGSNKKKADKGLMARPEMYNACVEAKVQTRSQGVGDHLDLSTAKTPQTHTIGVSCQPCVQSVSSGPDIPMDRWVVHERKEVNDQCVGRQVEMCHQQVGVELNVCEVGINTEESVDNLALCKAMTEQSKESRTVGCGDCSVDVVVSPKKTLVTRGTNPDVVSKVDFGAMAAPESASQQTNTEIEVMNRSTNTKTVVLTDSSTDMMLATCDKQTNTVVTETRTVAAGEGLVKDVHATAKTRSIAVGTDAESFLSKSSSTKTKECGVGPFSIHENFLVGKKTRNIACGPSQPTDSVISCSKKTVETETKTGAAPLQAQAQGGAGLDHYIERVQKLLQEQQMLLAENYSELADAFGQPQSQFGSINSQLVSTLSSINTVMKYGSVEDILKLQSDAENSNKEGSQQACVQSLSVQMDQAQMEKISLGLTSAEKPANTPAQQQQISAAEQKSRMDLQMSTALHGQPCSQSTLKSIMKKKDGRAESNGTKKNLQFVGVNGGYETTSSDDSSSEDSSSSGSDEEEEDEEKEEHQGKREYKNVEGGSSREEFQPEGDEDVDKKDEEESSGKQEKRERYELSEKMLAACSVLKNHLSDPKAVSSKDVRACLNTVQHEWFRVSSQKAASAAMVEDYLGGFGAVSPAVLRHIVNMADGNGNTALHYSVSHSNFQVVKKLLDADVCNVNQQNKAGYTPIMLAALAAVETPKDMHIVEELFSKGDVNARASQAGQTGLMLAVSHGRMDMVRALLGHGADVNIQDDEGSTALMCASEHGHVEIVKLLLAQPGCDATLSDSDESNALSIALEAGHKDIAVLLYAHVNFSKAQSPGTPRLGRKTSPSPTRRSMFD
- the kank1a gene encoding KN motif and ankyrin repeat domain-containing protein 1a isoform X4, with protein sequence MRVTEKGQRCSSTGDEKDSVAPYYVETPYGYQLDLDFLKYVDDIERGNTIKKLSIQRKPKLAKPLSLPRGSTGGGSALAEWTSTDSLSSSNSDGKQSPVFFSSRPQVSAPLTPTLPRATSEVPLQQTYLNITEQKQLLPPPSPRFVPRHNPQVERTLMETRFRLEQERLLMQPHGEPPMPRRRLASFGGMGSSSSLSSYSGSMGPSQISPSTHPPPPINGHLPNGEYNPYYPPSMGSSIRHSPMSSGMATPVTNVSPLHLQQIREQMVVALKRLKELEEQVKTIPILQVKIAVLQEEKRQLAAQSKNQGPGGFRKRSYSVGSADQMENQAPIQKETELHIMEPEAQEQSAQRLEEFRRLAAEVQALEKTSMDNNVNENQPHKITQNQAHQKSIGIVTDENMNNLPASQRKLTNEHCSRDAGVITDQREVRSAAVGVTEAMLGMTTEAEKEIEFQQQTIEALKEKIYRLEVQLKESTHQIEMGKLKLELQAAGGSNKKKADKGLMARPEMYNACVEAKVQTRSQGVGDHLDLSTAKTPQTHTIGVSCQPCVQSVSSGPDIPMDRWVVHERKEVNDQCVGRQVEMCHQQVGVELNVCEVGINTEESVDNLALCKAMTEQSKESRTVGCGDCSVDVVVSPKKTLVTRGTNPDVVSKVDFGAMAAPESASQQTNTEIEVMNRSTNTKTVVLTDSSTDMMLATCDKQTNTVVTETRTVAAGEGLVKDVHATAKTRSIAVGTDAESFLSKSSSTKTKECGVGPFSIHENFLVGKKTRNIACGPSQPTDSVISCSKKTVETETKTGAAPLQAQAQGGAGLDHYIERVQKLLQEQQMLLAENYSELADAFGQPQSQFGSINSQLVSTLSSINTVMKYGSVEDILKLQSDAENSNKEGSQQACVQSLSVQMDQAQMEKISLGLTSAEKPANTPAQQQQISAAEQKSRMDLQMSTALHGQPCSQSTLKSIMKKKDGRAESNGTKKNLQFVGVNGGYETTSSDDSSSEDSSSSGSDEEEEDEEKEEHQGKREYKNVEGGSSREEFQPEGDEDVDKKDEEESSGKQEKRERCATEYELSEKMLAACSVLKNHLSDPKAVSSKDVRACLNTVQHEWFRVSSQKAASAAMVEDYLGGFGAVSPAVLRHIVNMADGNGNTALHYSVSHSNFQVVKKLLDADVCNVNQQNKAGYTPIMLAALAAVETPKDMHIVEELFSKGDVNARASQAGQTGLMLAVSHGRMDMVRALLGHGADVNIQDDEGSTALMCASEHGHVEIVKLLLAQPGCDATLSDSDESNALSIALEAGHKDIAVLLYAHVNFSKAQSPGTPRLGRKTSPSPTRRSMFD